ATATACTACAAAGATGGTAGCATAGTAATCACAGAAGCCGGAAGGAAAAATTCAGTGATCACAGCTTATGGTTCAGTAAGCAGTAAGGGCAATGCGACACCAGTAGATCCCCAGAAATGGGCAGGTGATTCCAGCTATGTTGAAATCAAAGTAGAGGGTTCAAATGAAGTGATCTACCCTAATCCCGATCGCTTTAACTTAGATGATTGGCCTTGAGACAAAGACTAACAAGAGAAAATCAAAAAGCCTTGGTGCTTTAAGGATTGATTATGAAAGAAAGCAATTCAATTGAACAAAAGCTATGGCAAATCCCTATGAAAGTCAACTCAACAAAAGAGGATTTTTCTGAAATCATTATTTTTTTGATCAGTAAGCTTTCTGATTACTTGCAACAGCAAATTGAAATAATTGATAAGACTATTGAAGAGTCAATAGTCGATGAGGAGTCATTTTGTTGTTGTATTCGTAGTGCTAGATCCCTTGGTGGTCCTTTGACTATAGCCTGGGAGGGAAGGTTAGGAATGGAACCTATAGAGGGCAAAGCTTGTGTAAGTGCATCTCTCTTTCTTTTTAGCCAAAATAATCGTTTGGCTGTTACTGGACAGGAAAGTAGTTATTTAGAGTTGGTATATGAACCATCTGATAACAGCGAAGGTCGTTGGCGTTCTCAAGGCTGGCTAGAAGATGTGTATGGCGAATTTGAGAGTATTAATCAATACTCTGGTCAACTCCCCAGTTAAATATCTAGAGTAATTAAATCAGTTAATTAATATAATATACTAAATATGGAAATTAAAGAAACACAATACCTTTGTACGGATTCTGATGGAACTCGATATTTTTTAATTCCGGTTACTCAAGAACTGCCTAGTGGCGATTTTATCATCTACACCATTGGGGGTGAGAAAAAGAAAGTAGATTCAGCAAGATTAGCTGATTTTGAAATTTCGGAGGAGGAGGCGAAAACTCATCTCTATGCCGAAATGAGTCAAGCTATGGATCAGGCTAAAAGTACAATAACTAGTCTGCTAACCTTCGCAACTCAAGTCGGTTTACAAAAAGCTCCGTCACAAAGCAGTACATCTTCCGTTCAAACTCAAGAAGGGTTAAAGATCATCTCTTCCCTTTTAGGAATATCACCAGAGGTACTAAAAAGTAATCCTAAAGCAGCCCAAGAAAGCTTTAGCAAACTCTTAGATAGTCTCAAGGTAACGATAGAAACCGCAACTGCCCAAGACTCAGAGCAACTAGAAAAGCTCCGGGAACAGATGCATACTGTGCAACAAAGGCTGCAAAAGCAGGGAATCAAAGTAGATGCAGATTTGGAGGAATTGTCCAATCAACTGCGGGAGTGGTATCTATCGACTAACTCTGAACAAAACCTCGAAGAAATGTCAGATAACTTGCGGAAGTTTGCCGACCAACTTGACCAATTGCTAGCAGAGGCTAAAGAAAATGATGATCAACTATCTCTAGCTTTCCTCAAAGGACTAAGGGGCTTTTTATCTACCCCAGAAGATGATATTCACGAACAGGACAAAAGACAGCAAGAATATAGAAAAGATGCACGAGAGTCAATAGAACGGGCGCGTCAAGGACGTAAAATTCCATCATTTAGTTTTGATGACTTGCTATCTAAGTCTAATCAGACCAAACCAAGTAATAAAGGTTAGCATAACAAGAACGAATTATATTCTTGAAAAGATAATTTAATTATACCTTTTAAATTAGATTTATGGACAAAATAATCACATGGACTTTAGTGTTAATTTTCCCCATTACTATAATTATCTTTGTGTTAGTCTTTAATATATTCACTTTTATAGAATGGAAGACAGCAAAAGAGATTCACGATTCTGGGATCACTACTCAAGCCACAGTGATTGAACTTGACAAAAGTATTGGGCTTAAAGCACCCAATTCTTATTTTATAAAGTACCGCTATAAAATCAATGAATCTGGAGAAGATGTCACCACTTATACAAAAAAGAAGCAAATAAACGAAAACTTATATCAACGTTTGAAACCTAACTCCCAAGTAACAATATCGTATCTGCTCTCTGAGCCAAAGATATCAGATGTTCAAGGCAATAAAGTGCTAGATAGAAGATTGATAGTTTGTTTTTCTATTGATGTAGCTTTTATACTTTTTATATTGTCAGTATTACTAAAGGTTAAAAATTGAGCGGAAATCATCTAGTTTATTGGAACTATAGCAAGTCGCTCTGGTGTATTTACAACTCCCATACCTGAAGCTGAGTCTAGATGAGATGTTCGTACAAACAAAGTGTAACTAGACCAGCGCGAAGCGCTATACATTGGTATCAATGCTGTCCGAAATGGAAAACGATGGTATTTACCACCTTATGTTCTGAGTGCTGTCACCTTGACCACGGCATTACAATTAATGCTAATTTATGTGGCTCCCCTACGGGATTTCTTTGGCACTCACTGGTTAAGTCCTCAAGAACTTTTAATTTGTCTTGGGTTTAGTGCGTTAATGTTTGTTTGGATTGAACTGGAAAAACTGGTGATTAACTGGTTCAGAAGTCGGCAAACGGCGATAGGTTAATCGGAGATGATCACCCCCACTGCTACTGACTCAACCATGCGATCGCGCGTCGAATCCATTCCTCGGCGTTGGGGTTTTTCGCCAGCAGTGCATCCTGACTAATCGCGTTCAGCGCCTGGGTAATTTCGGCGGTTTCATACCCTAGGGCTAGTAGGGTCATTTCCACATCTTCTAAAATAGCGGGGGAGGGTCCCGTTGCACTGGCTGGAGTTTCCACACCCGCGAATTTTCGCCATTCAGATAACTTGGTTTTCAGTTCCAAGGCGATGCGTTCAGCGGTTTTGCTACCCACTCCTGGAGTTTTGGCTAAGGTGCGAGTATTCCCGGTGACAATCGCCTGAACCAGATTCTGTAGTCCTAGGGTATCGATAAGTGCGATCGCTAATTGGGCACCAATCCCACTCACACTCACCAACTGGCGAAATAAATCCCGTTCTGCTGCTGACGCGAAGCCATAGAGGATTTGTTGATCTTCCCGGATTTGCAGGTGAGTAAAAACTTGTACCACTTGTTCAGATCCGATCTGAACCTCTTGGGATAGCTGTCGAGTAATTTGCACCTCATACCCGATTTGGTTAACCTCTAGAATCAGAGTAACTCGATTCCCATTCCCTTTCTGAATCGTCGCGACTGTTCCCTTGAGATAACTAATCATTAATTATAAGTATCCAAATTTAGACTGACCGTTACATCAGTAGAGACGCGCCATGGCGCGTCTCTACACTGTTGGCGATCTTCCCTGTTCCCTCTTCTCCTATCCCCAATTCCTAAACCAGAAACCCCAAATGATGCAGACCTTCTAATATACCATCTGCATAATCTGCCTGAGCAAAATAATGGTAATCTTTTTTGTTCGCCTCATACCATTGACGCAGTTCAGGTTTAGCATTTCCCACCAGAATACCCCGTTCTTCCCCAGCACTAAACAGGGCAATATCATTACCAGAATCACCACAGACAACGGTTTTTGTGGCGTCCATGTCCCATTTTTGCCGCAGGAATTGTACGGCTAAACCTTTATCCCCTTTACGAGGTAAAATATCCAAGTCTTGACCCCCACTATAGATCAGCTTGACATCTAATCCTTTTTCCTTTAAAGAGGATTCCAGACGAGGCAAAACCTCTGAGGAAATTTCTTCACTCAACACATAACTGACTTTAAACGGGCGCTGTTCT
The nucleotide sequence above comes from Coleofasciculus chthonoplastes PCC 7420. Encoded proteins:
- a CDS encoding sucrose-phosphate phosphatase, whose translation is MTAFLFITDLDNTLVGDDDALKELNQQLEQHRQDYGTKIVYATGRSPALYRKLTSEKSLLSPDALITSVGTEICFNPQEEIFDPEWADMLAQGWNRDAVVAIAAHYSDLVLQPETEQRPFKVSYVLSEEISSEVLPRLESSLKEKGLDVKLIYSGGQDLDILPRKGDKGLAVQFLRQKWDMDATKTVVCGDSGNDIALFSAGEERGILVGNAKPELRQWYEANKKDYHYFAQADYADGILEGLHHLGFLV
- a CDS encoding DUF3592 domain-containing protein; translation: MDKIITWTLVLIFPITIIIFVLVFNIFTFIEWKTAKEIHDSGITTQATVIELDKSIGLKAPNSYFIKYRYKINESGEDVTTYTKKKQINENLYQRLKPNSQVTISYLLSEPKISDVQGNKVLDRRLIVCFSIDVAFILFILSVLLKVKN
- the ruvA gene encoding Holliday junction branch migration protein RuvA gives rise to the protein MISYLKGTVATIQKGNGNRVTLILEVNQIGYEVQITRQLSQEVQIGSEQVVQVFTHLQIREDQQILYGFASAAERDLFRQLVSVSGIGAQLAIALIDTLGLQNLVQAIVTGNTRTLAKTPGVGSKTAERIALELKTKLSEWRKFAGVETPASATGPSPAILEDVEMTLLALGYETAEITQALNAISQDALLAKNPNAEEWIRRAIAWLSQ